The DNA sequence GGGCGACATGCATTAGCCGCAACCCGGACGCCTGCTAGCTGCGTTCCATCCCGGCGCAAATCTGGGCGGAAGCGTCGAGCACCCTTGCTGGAAATCGCTCAGAAACCGTTCTGGATGCGCTCGAAGATGACATTGGTGAAGGCCGATATCTGGCCGCCGATGAAGGGACCCGTAAGCGCCACCACCAGCATGATGGCGACGATCTTGGGCACGAAGGTCAAGGTGATTTCCTGGACCTGTGTCAACGCCTGGATCAAGGCGATGCCAATGCCGACCGCCATGGCGACCAGGACCACCGGAGCGGATGCGGTCAGCACCGTCCACACCGCATACTGGACGATGTCGAGTGCGTCGGCCTCATTCATGTCGGCGGTTGGCCTAGCTCGCCGGCTTGATCGACACGCCCGCGCCGACAGGGACCGTGGTGCCATCCTGCAACACCGCGATCAGTCCGTTGCTGCCAAGCGTAACCGACGCCACCGTGCCCGTTGTCTTGCCATCGGCCGAGGTGATGTTGCGGCCTATGAGAGCGTCGGCCTGCGACAGCGCCGAGGACTGCATGATCTGGTCGAGCTTGGTGTTGGTCTGCACCGATTGCTCGACCTGGGAGAAGGTGGCGAGCTGGGCGACATACGCCGTCGAATCCATCGGTTTGGTCGGATCCTGGTTCTTCATCTCCGCGATCAGAAGCTTCAGGAAGGACTGATAGTCGACCGCCGTCTTCGAGGTCGGCGTGGTGGTCTGGTTGGCGCCAACCGGCACCGTCGTCGTCATGTCCACGGTCATCAGTATCGTGCTCCCACGGCCAGCGGGCGCGCGGCGCCCGGAACATCGTCATTGCCGCCAAGCGCGCGGCGTTCGAGAGGATAAAGCGAACGGATCGCCTTCAAGGCCTCGTAGATGTGATCCTCGCCGACCATGCGGTCGACCTGTTTCAGCGCGCTGCCGATCTCGGCGTCTTCGAAACTTGCAATGAGCAGTGGCAGCGAGCGGCGGAACATCTCGCGCGCTTCGTCGGCGCCAGCGGGGTTTATCAGCATGACCTGCACGATGAAATAGAGCTGCCGCAATGGCGTCGACGCGTCGTCTGCTTGGATCACATGGCTCTCGAGCAGGAACTGCACGTCGTTCATCAGCTCGATGGTGACCTTGCGGTCGACGCGGATGACCGCGCCGTTGATGTAGATCTTCTCATTGGGCTTCAGCGATAACTTCAACGTGTTGGTCATTGAATGCCGTCGCGGATGATCTGGGATACTTCGATCAGCCCCTCGAAATTGTCGGTGCGGCCCTGGCGGATGTCCTCGGCCTCGCGCAGCAGCCACAGGCCGATGGAGATCAGGTTGGCGCGCAACTCCTTGGGGAGCGCATTGTCGCTGGAACCGAGATCCTCGACGAAGGTGGTCCAGACGCGATTGGTGAAATGCAGCGCCTCGACCGCCTCCATCGAATGCTGGCCTGCCGCGGCGGCGGCCGACAGCATGTCGATCGAGCGGGTCA is a window from the Mesorhizobium australicum WSM2073 genome containing:
- the flgD gene encoding flagellar hook assembly protein FlgD, with product MTVDMTTTVPVGANQTTTPTSKTAVDYQSFLKLLIAEMKNQDPTKPMDSTAYVAQLATFSQVEQSVQTNTKLDQIMQSSALSQADALIGRNITSADGKTTGTVASVTLGSNGLIAVLQDGTTVPVGAGVSIKPAS
- the fliQ gene encoding flagellar biosynthesis protein FliQ, which gives rise to MNEADALDIVQYAVWTVLTASAPVVLVAMAVGIGIALIQALTQVQEITLTFVPKIVAIMLVVALTGPFIGGQISAFTNVIFERIQNGF
- the flbT gene encoding flagellar biosynthesis repressor FlbT; translation: MTNTLKLSLKPNEKIYINGAVIRVDRKVTIELMNDVQFLLESHVIQADDASTPLRQLYFIVQVMLINPAGADEAREMFRRSLPLLIASFEDAEIGSALKQVDRMVGEDHIYEALKAIRSLYPLERRALGGNDDVPGAARPLAVGARY
- the flaF gene encoding flagellar biosynthesis regulator FlaF, whose amino-acid sequence is MYQFSYADVQSTSVADAKDRERDLLTRSIDMLSAAAAAGQHSMEAVEALHFTNRVWTTFVEDLGSSDNALPKELRANLISIGLWLLREAEDIRQGRTDNFEGLIEVSQIIRDGIQ